ACGTCCAGGTCGGGCGCGTGCTCGGCCAGGAATGCCCGGACGGAAGCGAGGCTCATCGGGCGGGGGCGGGATGAAGGGACATGGGGCGCTGGATTCCTCCGACGGGGTCAGACGTATCATGGCCCAGGCCCCGGCCCGGCGTCGAGACGCCGGCGTCGGGGGGGATGGTCATTCCCGCGACGTGCCGCCGTTGAACAGGCGGAACATCGGCCCGGTCAGCACGGTGGAGATCACCGCCAGCAGCATCAGCGAGGCATAGGCGAAGTTCGAGACCATGCCGCGCTGGTGCAGGATGGTCGCCGCGACGATTTCCATCAGGCCCTTGCATTGCAGCAGCGCGCCCGCCGCCAGCGCGCGGCGTCCGCGCAGGCCGGGCGCGGGTGGATAGGCCAGCACCGCGCCCAGCTTGCTGGCGATCGAGACCACGACCAGCAGCAGTGAGGCCAGGACCGACGGGAAGGTCAGGGCACGGCCGTCGATATGCATGCCGCTATGCCCGAAGAACAGCGGGGCCAGCCAGATCAGCGCCAGGGTGCCCGCCTGTTCGACCGGCAGGCGGCGGACCCAGCGCGGCGGCATCAGCGCGCCGGCGGCATAGGCACCGATCAGTTCGTGCAGGCCAAGCTGCATGCTGGCCCACGATCCCGCCGCCAGCCAGAGCGGCAGCACGGCCCAGATCAGCCACAGGGGCGGATTCCGCACCCGGCGCGTGGTCCAGCCGCTGATGGCCACCATCACGCCCAGGATCAGGGCCGCCAGGAACTGCGTCCGATGCCACCCATGCAGGGCGCCCGCCCCGTCGGCCGCGAACTGCAGCACGGCCAGGCCCGTCCACAGCGCCATGTCGTCGACCACCGCCAGGCGCAGGGCCAACTGCCCCACCGCGCGTTCCGCCGGGGCCAGTTCGCGCACGATGCCGATCAGCACCGGCAGCGCGCTGACGGCGATGCACAGCCCGATGGCCATGGCCCCGATCCAGCCATGGCCGTCGGGCGGCTGCCAGTCCGGCAGCGGCATCAGCACCGTATGCACCAGCAGCGTGCCGATCCCGAACGGCAGGGCCAGCGCGACCAGCGCGCTGGTCAGCAGCCGCCGCAGCGATGTCGCGGGGACGGGGGCGACGGACGGGTCTTCCCCGGGG
This genomic stretch from Gluconacetobacter diazotrophicus PA1 5 harbors:
- a CDS encoding cation:proton antiporter, whose translation is MVLGVIADFALFVAVPWLTWRLLGRRIPIAVLPIVVGILLAVTRWPVGRLGVPSATGDMVGWVAVLILAFTAGLEMWQHPGEDPSVAPVPATSLRRLLTSALVALALPFGIGTLLVHTVLMPLPDWQPPDGHGWIGAMAIGLCIAVSALPVLIGIVRELAPAERAVGQLALRLAVVDDMALWTGLAVLQFAADGAGALHGWHRTQFLAALILGVMVAISGWTTRRVRNPPLWLIWAVLPLWLAAGSWASMQLGLHELIGAYAAGALMPPRWVRRLPVEQAGTLALIWLAPLFFGHSGMHIDGRALTFPSVLASLLLVVVSIASKLGAVLAYPPAPGLRGRRALAAGALLQCKGLMEIVAATILHQRGMVSNFAYASLMLLAVISTVLTGPMFRLFNGGTSRE